A segment of the Entelurus aequoreus isolate RoL-2023_Sb linkage group LG23, RoL_Eaeq_v1.1, whole genome shotgun sequence genome:
tatatatatatatatatatatatatatatataatacctgggatttatatagcgcttttctaagtacccaaagtcgctttacatgtgtatatatatatatatatatatatatatatatatatatatatatatatatatatatatatatatatatatatatatatattagtaagtCAGTAAATAAATGCGCAAATTGATCATGAAATTAATGCATATCTACTAATTTCACTAAATTTCATTTTTTAACTAATTACtgggaattttttaaattaattggcaTTGTTGTCATATTTTCTATTTAAACATCTTTATTTATGTttgccacacacacacctgtcaaaCTCCACAGTGCAGCGGTTAGGAAATACAGATACATTTAACAACATTTGCAAAAAGTACGGATGTTAATCAAACTTTTTGAATATCAAATCccatttaatttttttgacaCAATCTTATCAATCAGTATTTCTcttacacattttattttatattatttcaaATGATTTCATTTactatttttaaattaatctagTACAAAAACGGTCTATAATAGTAAATCAATTCAAATATTATCTTTGATTATAATTCTATTACATCTGCCCTTTTAATAATCATTATTactctttttttgtaattttgtttaCCAATTCTATATTTCTATTGTGAttctattaaaaacaatattcatatATGTTAAACTTGTATTCACGTAATAAACACGCCATTAACTGTAACTTCTCCGCCCTTTAAGGTTTGTTGCCaaacaaaactatttttttttaaaaggaagacGCCGCTTGGGTTGCCGGGAAATGTAGTATTATATAAGAACATACGTGTGCTAAGCAATTACACCTATTGGACATGAAAACTACAAGTACCGGCATCGCCATCGTCTAGTACGCATGTACATATCAAAGAAAATCTCAACGACTCAAAAGGCAGTGAACCCAGAGTTGGTGCCTTCGAGCCTGTGGAGAATCATCTGTTTTCATCTCACAAGACGCCATCGCTAAAAAGTATTGTTTTGGTCGGCTTGCTTCATCACATATTTCGGAAATTAAACTGCTTTAGATTTTTCACCGGTAAGAAACGACAAGAGCTGAGTACGTTTGCTAGCAACAGCGTCACAAACCGGTAGCCCGGATTAGCAGATAACGGAAATAGCTTCTTTCTCCTCGAGACGCTTTTAGTTCGTTGGCGTGATGGCGTGTGGAGCTACTCTGAAAAGAACTCTGGATTTTGACCCATTAATGAAGCAAAACTCCCCCAAGAGGAGGAGGTGCACCCCGGTCAGATCTCCCGTCTCCTCGCCTCAGAAATATCTCCGTCTGGAGCCTTCGCCGTTCGGACAAGTGTCCTCCAGGCTCACCACAGGTTGgccttaaacatcctcattttGTTCTTTAGCTTCAttaaacattgtatttgtgtgcgTTCAGCCTGGAATATATTGGAATTGCTCGTTAAACGGTGTCTTAACGTTAGCATCTTCTATGCCAAATTCCAGTAACTTTCAACTAGTTGCTGATGCTAGTGTTTTGTCAAGCAGACACCATTTTCACATTGGGattatgtttgttttgtatttcttACTGAAATGGATATGTATGAATTGCAGAGCAAATGTTGCAGAATATCAAACAGGAGTATAAACGGCTGAAAAGACGGAATATGGAGAGTTCTCTCCAGCAAGTAGACTCTTTTGCTCCTCTGGACCTTCAGAATATTCCTAGTGGATCCTTCACATCAGGTCTGTATTAATACTCTATCATGTCTTCTTAGAGTGCTTTGCAAGGCTTGTTAAAAATAAACTGGCGTCAACATGAAACTCAGTgcttaccatacttgccaaccttgagacctccaatatcgggaggtggggggcgtgtttggggcgggggacgtggttaagaggagagtatatttacagctagaattcaccaaatcaagtatttcacatatatatataatatatatatatatatatgtatgaaatacttgactttcagtgaattctagctatatatatattttatttgtattttttattttattatacatataaataaaagacatacttgaatttcagtgttctgcaggctatccggtaggtggcagtattgtcctgtttaagagtgtcacaacattgctgtttacggcagacgaactgctttacggtagactaaacgtgactgctgttgttgtgtgttgttaccgcgctgggaggacgttaatgaaactgcctaacaataaacccacataagaaaccaagaactctctctgcttgttgtggactctactctctaaaagccgtagatgttatgacgtcattgggcaggcaagctgctgggaaagcggacgtgagaacggctgtccccactcaggtccgcattgagctggagggggcgtggcctccagctccggctgaataccgggagtttgtcgggagaagggaggttgtcgggagaggcgctgaataccgggattctcccgctaaaaacgggagggttggcaagtatggtgcttacactggacaccaaatctgtttttTTGCTCACAAATGACACAACTTGGGTATTtctttgattggttgattgaaacttttattagtagattgcacagtttagtacatattctgtacaattgaccactaaatggtaacacccaaataagtttttcaacttgtttaagtcggggtccacgtaataaATTCATGGCCGTTTAGATAGATACACAtgcacttaaacacacacaccattgtaaacttttttttttataaatggttgatatatataggctagtaaggtaaagttttgtaccttaaaagtttcggctatcttgcttctgcagccttcatcagaggtgtcacgtgatgttagcgtgacgtcatctgtgacgtgttatatggattgttcacttgtcaggtacaaaactttactttactagcctatataaatcaaccatttataaatacacattaataGGCTAAATGAACATCTTCAACATACCATTGTAAATGTttgaaagtgcttcaaatctaatATTctcgcatcagattcaggccacatcaggaggtagtccgaatctgtttggaatctgatcttttctaaTGTGGCTGCAGTCTAAGGCCCCTTCTAAGGTTATCCAAATTATATCCCACCTAACTTTATCCTGGTCcatacacacacaatgccaccgtttaagaccccctccccgggGAAAAAATGCGCGCATCATAGTtacctggaagtgtattcttaccctgtgtttcaatggagcctattgccacatttcttttaacagtgaaccttgcttgcctcacctttagcagctgttagactggccctattgtagtgaatcacacctgagccatcatacatgaatcatatctttaatggacgtgtgaaagtaaacaatgtgataaataacattttacagcaATCAATCTGggaatctagatatctggtcaggacactgtgcttgtaggctgaaattggtggtcgtacttgacggccgcaaccacttcatggcttcacaatagttatggagtactaaactagacgttgagtaatcgctctgcatacagtctgctttgccagtctaaatgcattcgctgttttccgtagtctgcCCTTGTCCACGGGagcctgcattctcgttgtcttCCCTTCGACAAATGAACaacgtttttcgctaagtagaatcacagctgacctggacatttgaaagttctcttgccgttcctgtgGCACAGCACACtccttgacaaacatatcccaccaggctgccgttcttccagggcttATCCAAAACTGTCGCTCAACTGCTATGTTGtcatctgagatgtgttgtatcccaaatagctgcaatcgcgcgtttccttcttttaaggtattcatgtgtgatttccacaagcgtctgttatgAAGCGGGCTTtggtgcgttctttctgacgtcacttcctgtgtagggcgcagtctttctggtgtcacttcctctctgaactcagtttgtaaacgatcgatgagtccatacaaagctaagaaccggagattcaagaaatacacagtGCACTTACTCGTGTAAAAAATTATACAAGGAAGGGAaccttaaacaatggtttagtgtggctgaaacggggcttaggctatataattatttgtttaaggtgtTATCCTGCTTAATGTAGACCGGGCCTAAAAGCAAATGTGACCTGAATGCGACTTTTATGTTTTCTTTGGTCGAGTTATATCATTTGAGTGCGCCGGAAAAGACGGGGctcgccagcggaagtggatacgTTATCACAACGTCCGGTTTTGGCAGCGCTCTTTCGGTTATCAAAGTTTATTCGGCAACAcattttcagtgcatcactagtcaatagtgcgcaaataataggctatatttagatagatacacatacacaccacattttcaggactatagagtgcacgccctctaaattttagaagaaaaacaatatttttccattAATTAGCCacaccgcagatatatacgttgtgacgattttttcacaaaaacttggattatgatttttttcccccctactTTTTAAATAAACCAATTAgtacaaatgacagagataatGTTTTTCTATTATTTGATCATTGTTTGAAATGACACTGAATACATAGCATCTTACGCTAAGCAACATTTCTAATTTGTATAATTTTGTTAtttagactaccgtatttttcggactataagtcgctgtttttttcatagtttgggtgcgacttatgtgtgaaattattaatacattaccgtaaaatatcaaataatattatttagctcattcacgtaagagactagacgtataagatttcatcggatttagcgattaggagtgacagattgtttggtaaacgtatagcatgttctatatgttatagttatttgaatgaatcttaccataatatgttacattaacataccaggcacgttctcagttggttatttatgcgtcatataacatacacttattcagcctgttgttcactattctttatttatttaaaattgcttttcaaatgtctattcttggtgttgggttttatcaaataaatttccccaaaaaatgcgacttatactccagtgcgacttatgtttttttccttctttattatgcattttcggctggtgcgacttatactccggagcgacttatactccgaaaaatacggtatatatacagtagagtagggatgatactcaaaaccggttttcccggttgtttgaaaagaaaagaaccgagtcctcggactcgaatccctttatgagaaccggtacccgttatcgagaccactatagtaaaggaaaagagttgattctttattccaatcgtgtcccggccagaaatgctccgtgggacatcacaagaaatgacgtcacgtagctcagtcattaggcgcagatagcgaaagcaggaaaacaatggacgggaaaaagcgctccaaggtgtaataaagttcaaaacaaaagctataatccatcgaataactttactgagagattttagcagggtaaaacacatgacgaacacttttacgaccaaccggaaacatagcaaccaggctagcaacgcacctcctttacggcagctgtcgcaacgttcttaaaacaaccgcagcacatacatatatatatatacaacatatctcccttttttaacttttgtttttctttccttgtaaacaaaacaaaatcacactgtagatgtgttgtctgtctaattataaataatgcagacgaggcgtgttggctgagttcttgacgtttactttcacagcgtggcaacatgcaacacttttcggggctaccgcgcatgctcgtaactcccgttgcatgctgggtagtgtagttgttatattctctagctcaggggtcaccaacctttttgaaaccaagagctacttcttgggtactgattaatgcgaagggctaccagtttgatacacacttaaataaattgccagaaatagccaatttgctcaatttacctttaactctatgttattattaataagtaatgatatttacacttaattgaacggtttaaaagaggagaaaacacaaaaaaaatgacaattaaattttgaaacatagtttatcttcaatttcgactctttaaaattcaaaattcaaccgaaaaaaagaagagaaaaacttaaaaaaagaatttatggaacatcattagtaatttttcctgattaagattaattttagaattttgatgacatgttttaaataggttaaaattcaatctacactttgttagagtatataacaaattggaccaagctatatttctaacaaagacaaatcattatttcttctatattttccagaacaaaaatttaaaaaaaaattcaaaagactttcaaataagatttaaatttgattctacagattttctagatttgccagaatattttttttgagttttaattataataagttttaagaaatatttcacaaatattcttcgtcgaaaaaacagaagctaaaatgaagaattaaataaaaatgtatttattattctttacaataaaaataaaaaaatgtacttgaacattgatttaaattgtcaggaaagaagaggaaggaatttaaaaggtaaaaaggtatatgtgtttaaaaatcctaaaatcatttttaaagttgtattttttctctaaaattgtctttctgaaagttataagaagcaaagtaaaaaaatgaatgaatttatttaaacaagtgaagaccaagtctttaaaatattttcttggattttcaaattctatttgagttttgtctctcttaaaattaaaaatgtcgggcaaagcgagaccagcttgctagtaaataaagaaaaatttaaaaatcgaggcagctcactggtaagtgctgctatttgagctatttttagaacaggccggcgggctactcatctggtccttacgggttacctggtgcccgcgggcaccgcgttggtgacccctgctcataacattttcccccctataaagaaatagtgttaactcaataaagtgtatttctttttttagctttaacttttcattttttagcattgtaaccacatttgcaaagaacttttctcttcatagaatgttctttcaataaagaaataaagtgcaaaaatgtcaaagcatcataacaaacagttatgtcaaatagcagccgaagtgcactttttggagagctgtattattttcagttttgtgcccaagggactgattttatttaacactatattattatttatacacctatagtgatcacagagacaggttgtttttgtgttactgtatatatttgtttttctgaaaaatcccacttaatatactttgggtaacaacagtcaatatttatttattttattttatttttttaggtgggtaacagtcaatatttatttatttattagattttatttttttattatataataaaagtgagcttttgttaaaccaaatattgtgtgtttttttccatatacaacaacctatctggactcgataagagaatcgataaggaatcggttcgataagaggattcgataaaaggctcgaactcgataattccttatcaaacatcatccctacagtagaggccaaacgtttggacacaccttcttatttcaatgtgttttctttattttcatgactatttacattgtagattgtcactgaaggcatcaaaactatgaaacctgtgaagtgaaaaccatttcagatgactacctcttgaagctcatcgagagaatgccaagagtgtgcaaagcagtagtcagagctaagggtggctattttgaagaaactagaatataaaacatgttttcagttatttcacctttttttgttaagtacataactccacatgtgttcattcaaagttttgatgccttcagtgacaatctacaatgtaaatagtcatgaaaataaagaaaacgcattgaatgagaaggtgtgtccaaacatttggcctgaactataaatcatattttttatgCAATAATTTTCTAATAACTAATTTAAGAACTTTCTCCGCGAGGCAATACGTCTGCTTGAGTAAAATATTTCTTTAAAGAaaaattgagtattgtacattgcaagcaaataaataaatcaataaagatACCAATAATCATTAAATAGTAATACTAATCAATCAGTTCAATAAAGTGtaaacttaaaacttctgtcttcaataaaaatgtagtattgtatattgtctttattttgcAAAGTACTAGTAGCGAAGTCGTTTACAGAATCcgttcaacttcctttgttttcactttatcgaagtacGCATGTAAGTGACGTCAAGGCCACATTGAGGCCTGTTTGCGTTTatgctggagtctgataaagatcacatttaacCTGTAATCCAGTCAGCTGAGAAAACAtctaatttctaaaaaaaaaatcacatttggtccactttggcctgcagtgtaaacatagtctgtCAGTCCATAATAGCCAATCATTTTAAATCTGGCAGCAGTTGCAACCATTCATGTCTATAACTGTATTAGTGCTGTGTCATCATTTTGTATTAGGGTTGTCACAATACCAACATTTCTGTAGTCAATACCAATACCAAAAAAATAACTATTATTTTCACaactacaattttaaaaaaaatggacttTTAAATTCACTACTTTATTGAAAACTGTTTCACAGTGTCAATTATTTAAGATCACTGTGCTTCAGTATCTTTTTTTCACAGTATTTAAATTACAGTGCAAAAAGCTATTTTTGACTCTGCTATACAAGAGGTATAGTTTCCTCGTGTATAGAACAAGAAGTaactacattaaaaaaagaacagcagtggccTATAACCTtccaggtagggctgggcgatatggctgaaaactgtataagGATGTAAGTGTTTTATATTGGCGGATATTCtttatgacctatcgaaaataaAGTACAGGAGAAAACTATATTAAATGTGAAAATGTTTACTTCTAATGTAACTTTCCTCTCattattagggacggcgtggcaaagttggtagagtggctgtgccagcaatcgtagtgttgctggttactggggttcaattcccaccttctaccttcctagtcacgtccgttgtgtccttgggcaagacacttcaccctttgcctctgatggctgctggttagcgccttgcatggcagctcccgccatcagtgtgtgaatgtgtgtgtgaatgggtaaatgtggaaatactgtcaaagcgctttgagtaccttgaaggtagaaaagcgctatacaagtataacccatttatcatttatcatattaTAATCCCTGCTGCTATAGAGGTAGAAAGTCaaagaaatgtcaacacaaccatggaaaacacaaACAGTGTAAACCCAATTCTGAAATCACATTGAATATTTAACAAAAACTTATTAAAATTAGGGGgcaaaaataaagaatatgtaagaaatgcttaaagtgtgaaaatgtaaacagaaaactgAAAATATATTTATAGTGGAGGTGTCAAATTCTCTTTCActtactacgtttccatgcactaagttAGTCTGGTTTCTCAAATAGTtccgttttttgtattttcacacctacgtgTGAAGTTCAAGTGTCCATCCACTCTTTAA
Coding sequences within it:
- the LOC133641084 gene encoding akirin-2-like — protein: MACGATLKRTLDFDPLMKQNSPKRRRCTPVRSPVSSPQKYLRLEPSPFGQVSSRLTTEQMLQNIKQEYKRLKRRNMESSLQQVDSFAPLDLQNIPSGSFTSGSSSGPSSPTRKEQPLFSLRQVGMICGRLLREREDKIREEYDEILTTKLAEQYDAFVKFTHDQLMRRFGEQPASYVS